Within Clostridia bacterium, the genomic segment CGGAGGCATGGTGGCCTTCGCTTTGCAATGCGTCTTTGTGGCTGTCGTGCTGTTGGTGCGGTCGCGATCCACAGTGCCTGCGCTGACGGTTACTTGCGCACTATTGCTGACAGTGGGCTTAGGTCTATGGCTCTCGTCAGACCAGGTGATTGGACGCCTAACGAGCATTGGCCAGGAAGCCGATTCAGTGAGCCGCCTACAGGTTTCGAAAGACAGCTTGCAAATGGTGAAGCTACACCCGGTGTTAGGCTGGGGCTTGGGAACATTCCCGACCGTCTATCCGCAATATCGGAGCTTCGCGACAGATCTGTTCATGAACGAAGCGCATAACGACGTTGTGCAACTGCTGGTGGAGACAGGCGTGACGGGTCTCTCGCTGGCGCTGATGCTGATGCTGATTGTCTTTCGTGAAGGCATCCGGCAGCTCAATCGGGCCGCTTTCGAAACGTGGCACACCACGGGAGTCGTCGCCGCATTAACGGCCTGCGTCGGCCTGAGCCTTCACAGCCTGTTCGATTTCAATCTGCACATTCCGGCGAATGCGATGTTGTTCTACGTATTGTGCGCGCTTGCGGCATCGAACGGGCGCGAAGAAACGCCAGTCGTCCGCAGGCTTCGCCGAAGCGGAGAAACTGCGATTGTTGAGGTCTAGCAGGACTGGCGTAAGTGGCGGGTGACATTTTTCATAACTGCGTTTTTGTTTTGTGGGCTGAAAGTAATGGACCCAGTTAAATGAACGGTGAGTCCGTCGTAGAAGTTGGTAGATCAGATAACACCATTTTCAAGAATTCTTTGCGACGCGTTTCGCAATTCCTGAATCAATTGCCATCCGGCTTTTACTCGCGCCCGATGCAGTTGGTGATCGATCTGGTTCTTTCGTCGGTGGCAGTCTTTGTCGCATTCCACGTGCGGTTCGAGAATGGTTTAGCGCCCGGCTTCCGATTCACCATGTGGGCGATGATCGTGCTGGTTCCCATCGTGCGATGGGGGTCGATCACTGCTTTAAACGGATACGAAATTCTTTGGCGGTATTTCAGTTTCCGCGACGTGCAGTTGCTCGCATTCGCATGTCTCCCGCCCACCATGCTTCTCCTGCTCATACGCGCAACGCGTCCAGCGAGCTTCCCCATTTCGACGGGCGTGGTCGTGATCGAGTACGCCACATTCCTGTTCATGGCGGCCTCGGCACGGGGAATGCGCCGCCTGGTTTTTGAACTGTCTCGTGGCGACGGCTCCGACCGAAAGCGCGCACTGGTGATAGGCAGCGATGACACCCTTGCGGCTGCACTTCACGATCTGCAACAGAATCCGAACATCTCGATTCTTGGGCTGCTCGCCCCTGAACAACGGCTGCACGGAAAAGTTATCTGTGGCGTAACCGTTCTTGGCGGCCCCGAGCAACTCGCCACGGTGCTGGTGCAACACTCGATCGCGCTGGTGCTGGTGGCGGATGCCAGCATGCCCTGCGTCGGTGAATGTGTTGCGACGGCCGCAGAATGTGGGACTGAGGTGCGGTTGCTGCCCTCGGCTAACAACGTTCTGCGCGGCGACGTGAAGGTTCACGCCAGTCCCAATCCAGAGGTTGTCCTTGCCAAAGCTGCCGGCAAGGGAGAACAGCGCACCGAAGTGATTGAAGCGTTCCGAGGACGTTCCGTGCTCATTACCGGCGCGGGTGGCTCTATCGGGTCCGAGCTGTGTAACCAGGTTTCCGCATTTCCGGTGAAGCGCATCATCCTGCTCGATCAGGATGAGAACTCGATCTTCGAGATTCACGCGGAGTTGCGCCAGCGCAATACCAAAGCTGAATTGGTTCAGGTTGTCGGCGATATCCGAAACACAAGTCAGATGCGCCGCGTCTTCTCAACCTACTCGCCAGACATCGTGCTGCACGCCGCGGCTTACAAGCACGTTCCTCTGATGGAAGTGAACCGTTCGCAGGCGGTGATGAACAACGTTATCGGCACGCGCGAGATCGCGGACCTGGCCATTGAGCTTGGCGTTGAGAGATTCCTGATGATTTCGACCGACAAGGCCGTGCGCCCAACCAGCATCATGGGCGCGACGAAGCGCGTTGCCGAGATACTGGTACACAACCGCGCCGTGCGTCCCGGCTGCAAGACTAAGTTTGCATGCGTGCGCTTTGGCAACGTACTCGGAAGTCGTGGCAGCGTGGTTCCTATTTTTCTTCGGCAGATCGCAGAGGGCCGCCCCGTGACCATCACGCACGAGTTGATGACGCGCTACTTCATGACCATCCCAGAAGCCGTTCAACTCGTACTGCAAGCGGTAACGCTAGCGTTGAGGGGGGAAGTTTATATGCTCGATATGGGCGATCCTGTCGAGATCATGACACTGGCGCGAAAACTGATCCAAGCGGCTGGCCTTCGGCCAGGGATCGATATCCCAATCAACATCACGGGAATTCGTCCCGGCGAAAAATTGCACGAGCAGCTATGGAGCGAAGGCGCCCACGTCACGCCAACCAGTTTCAAACGCGTCTTCCGCGTTGTGTCATCCGCGGTTCCTCCCAAGATCGATGGCGAGTTGGTCGCCTTGGAGCGGCTGGCTTCGGCAGGTGCCGAAGGCGAAATACTCGGCGTACTGAAGCGACTGCCCATCGACTTCCTCCAACAGCATCACACGGCGGTAGCGAGCGCACGCAAATGACAGGCAACTAGCAACGAGTTTGCGTGCGCTCTGAAGTCCACTTTGACATAATGCTCGGGTGAATACTTCGCCGGAATCGAACTGGAATACCTTCGCGCGCGTAAATGCCAGCCAGCGCTGGCGCAAGCCCTCGGCCGCAATGGGAAAGCAAGTAACGGAGACCCTCGTCGCGGAGGCTCGCGTCGAACCAGGGATGGAAGTGCTCGATATCGCCTCGGGTACGGGCGAACCGGCAATCTCGATTGCCACCTTGCTGCAGCAATCGAGCACCCAAGGGTCGCCGGGCCGGGTCGTCGCAACAGACATCTCGCCTGACCCGCTGAAGGTGGCGGAACAGCGTGCCCGCGATCGCGGCCTTACGAATATGGAATTCACTCCCGCCGACGTCCACCAACTGCCGTTCGAAGATGGGCGTTTTGACCGCGTCACCTGCCGACTGGGCGTAATGTTTTTCGCGGACTTGCCGCGCGCGCTTCGAGAGATCCGCCGTGTGCTCAAACCAAACGGCCGCGTTACCCTGCTTGCCTGGGGGCCGCTGGAGCAGCCTTACTTCGGCGTGACAATCGGCGCCATAGTCCGTGCCGCGCCTGGTCTTGCTGTACCCACTTCTGGCGAGAAGATGTTCAAATTCGGAGAGCCTGGAACTCTGACAAAAGCGCTGCGCGAAGCAGGTTTCGGACATGTGGACGAGGTCACGAAGGACGTCCCATGGAATTGGCCGGACACGCCCGAGGAATTCTGGGCGTACTTTCAGGAAGTTACTATTCCATTCAAACCACTCTTCCAGGCCATCCCCCCTGAGCGCCACGACGACGTTCACCGGCAAGTCCTCGCGGCGATTCGCAATGTTTATGACGGACTAGAGGTGAAGTTCAACGCCCGAGTTGTGCTGGCATCCGCGACGCCCAGCCTGCAAGGTTAACAAAAAGATGGGGACGCCGTTCGGCGTCCCCATCTTTTTAGTTCTCGAGTGTTTCGCGTCCTAGTCTCCAGTTTGGGGCGCCGCCTGGAGCGCTGGAACCTTGAACGGCAGCCAACTCCGCACCATGACGTAAAGCACCGGAATGATGAACAGATTGAGGATTGATGACAGAATCATGCCGCCGAAAACGGACGTTCCCACCGAGTGGCGTCCGGCAGCACCGGCACCGGTTGCGAAGACCAGCGGCAGCATGCCGAGGATGAATGCAACCGAGGTCATCAAGATCGGTCGCAGACGAAGGCGGGCTGCTTCGATTGCCGACTCGACCAGTCCCATGCCCTTGGCCTGAAGCTGCTCCGCGAACTCCACAATCAAAATCGCATTCTTACTTGCCAAGCCGATTAGCATCACGAGTCCAACCTGGCAGTAAACATCGTTTTGCAGGCCCCGCATCCATTGTGCTGCGAGAGCTCCCAGCACCGCCATCGGCACCGCCAGCAGAATAATGAACGGCAGCACGAAGCTTTCGTACTGCGCCGAAAGTGTGAGATATACCACGACCAGTCCCAAACCGAACAGAATCATTGACTGGCCTCCCGATTGAATCTCCTCCAGCGAAAGCCCCGTCCACTCGAACGAATAACTGGCTGGCAGCGTTTCTTTTGCTACTTGTTCCATCGCCTGGAGCGCCTGACCTGAGCTGTATCCCTGTGCCGCGCTACCATTGATCTCCGCCGTGCGGAACAGGTTGTAGTGGCTGATGATGCTGGGATTAGTCGTTTCGCGAATGTTAACAACGCTATCCAGCGGCACCATGCGACCGTCGCCCGAACGAACGTAGAATTGCCGCAGATCACGAGGCTGCGCACGAAACTGCTTGTCCGCCTGCACATATACGCGGTAAGAACGATTATTGAAATCGAAATCGTTCACGTACTGCGAGCCCATGTAGATCTGCAGTGCTGACGTGATTTGCGTGAATGGTACGCCGAGGCTCTTCGCCTTCTCGCGATCGATCTCAACCAGAAATTGTGGATCGTTCGCAGTGAAGCTGCTGAACAATCCTGACAGGTCCTTGCGCTGGCGTGCCTTGTTCAGGAACGTTTGCAGCACCCCATCCAATTCTTCCGTTGTGCCGCTTCCAAGCTGTTCGAGTTGGAATTGGAAGCCACCGAAATTGCCTAGACCTTGGATTGGCGGCGGCAAGAACGGAACGACGACCGCTTCCGAAATGCCCATTAACGGGCCGCGAACGGAATCGATGATCGCCTGCGCAGAGTGACTCCTGCCTTTTCGTTCTGCTATATCACGCAAGTTGATGAAGATCAGCGCACGGTTCGGAGCTGCACCGGAAAAGCTATATCCCGGAACCGAGAAGACTCCCGTGATGTCCTTGTTTTCTGCAAGGATCTGGCTGGCACGTGTCGCGACCCGCGTCGTGTAATCCAGCGATGCACCCGGAGGAGCCTGGACCAGCGTAATGAAGTAGCCCTGATCCTCGTCGGGAACGAAGCTGGTGGGCACAGTTCTGTAGACCCAGTAAGTTGCCCCAAGCCCGGCCAGGAATACCAGCACCACCAACACACGCCGTCGCTCCAGGCGATTCAGGATGTTGACATAGGACTGAGTTCCGCGTTCGATCATTCGGTTGATGACGCGAAAAAACGCATGTTGTGGTTTTTCCGTGTGTCGCAGCAGTATTGCCGACAACGCAGGCGTCAGCGTGAGTGCATTAAATGCTGACAGCGCGATGGAGAATGCGATTGTCAGAGCGAACTGCTGGTACATCCTTCCGGTCGTGCCCGGGAATAACGCCACCGGAACAAAGACAGCAATCAGCACGATCGAAGTTGCGATGACCGCGCTGGTCACCTCGCTCATGGCAACACGCGACGCTTCCGCTGCGTCGTGAATGCCTTCGTGAATATGGCGCTCAACGTTCTCAATGACGACGATCGCATCATCGACTACCAGCCCCGTAGCCAACGTGATTCCAAACAGCGTAAGCGTATTGATCGAGAATCCGAATAGCTTGACGAATGCGAATGCGCCGATCAGTGAGACCGGAATCGTGATTGCCGGAATCACCGTGCTACGCCAGCTTTGCAGGAACAGGAAGATGACAAGCACGACGATCACGATTGCTTCGACCAGCGTCTTCAATACCTCGTTGATCGATTCGCTCACTGCTCTCGTCGTGTCAAATGCAACCTGGTACTTCAGTCCCGGCGGGAACTGATGTGAGAGGCGCTCGAGTTCCTGAAGCACTCCTTTATCAACGTCCAACGCGTTGGCGTTAGAGAGTTGCAACACGCCAAGGCCAATTGCCTCGTGGCCGTTGTACGCCAGGTTCGATCCGTAGCTCTCTGCGCCGAGTTCGGCACGGCCCACGTCGCGCAACTGAATCAACGAGCCATCCGGCGCGCGCTTGATGATGATAGCCTCAAATTGCTTCGGGTCCAGCAGTCGCCCGACAGCGCGAACGCTGATCTGGAACGCCTGTCCAGACATGGACGGTGGTTCCCCAACTTGTCCCGCCGCGACCTGTACGTTCTGCTCGCGGAGGGCATCCACAACGTCCTGTGCCGTGAGGTCACGCTTGGCCAATCGGACGGGGTCCAGCCAGAGGCGCATCGCGTATTTGCGTTCGCCAAAGATTAGTACATCGCCGACACCCTTCACCCGCTTAAGCGCGTCCTTCACGTAGACGTCGAGATAGTTGCTGATGAATAAGCTGTCGTACCGGTTCTCGTCCGAATAGAAGCCGGCGGCCAGAACAAACGATCCGGAGTTCTTGTTGATCGACAGCCCTGTTGTCTGCACTTCTGCAGGAAGGCGGCCGAGTGCCGTTGACGCCCTGTTTTGAACATCCACGGCTGCGATATCCAGGTTACGGCTCACATCGAACGTGGCAGTAATCGAGCTTGAGCCATCATTGCCGCTGGTTGAACTCAGGTAGTCCATACCCTCCGCGCCGTTGATGACCTGCTCGAGCACGGTAGTGACGCTGGTTTCGACGGCCCGCGAATTCGCGCCCGTGTAGAAGGCGTTCACCGACACCTGCGGCGGTGCGAGCACCGGGAACTGCGCAATTGGCAAAGTCGGGATCGCCAGCGCTCCGGCGAGAATGATGAGGAGCGAACAAACGGTGGCAAATACCGGGCGTCGTATAAAGAAATTTACGAACATTGGTTTTATATCTCGCTCAGGCTTGTGGCACGACAGCCATGCCGTCTTGCAGCATCTGCGTCCCGCTAATGATTACTTTGTCGCCGGACTTT encodes:
- a CDS encoding O-antigen ligase family protein; amino-acid sequence: GGMVAFALQCVFVAVVLLVRSRSTVPALTVTCALLLTVGLGLWLSSDQVIGRLTSIGQEADSVSRLQVSKDSLQMVKLHPVLGWGLGTFPTVYPQYRSFATDLFMNEAHNDVVQLLVETGVTGLSLALMLMLIVFREGIRQLNRAAFETWHTTGVVAALTACVGLSLHSLFDFNLHIPANAMLFYVLCALAASNGREETPVVRRLRRSGETAIVEV
- a CDS encoding nucleoside-diphosphate sugar epimerase/dehydratase: MRRVSQFLNQLPSGFYSRPMQLVIDLVLSSVAVFVAFHVRFENGLAPGFRFTMWAMIVLVPIVRWGSITALNGYEILWRYFSFRDVQLLAFACLPPTMLLLLIRATRPASFPISTGVVVIEYATFLFMAASARGMRRLVFELSRGDGSDRKRALVIGSDDTLAAALHDLQQNPNISILGLLAPEQRLHGKVICGVTVLGGPEQLATVLVQHSIALVLVADASMPCVGECVATAAECGTEVRLLPSANNVLRGDVKVHASPNPEVVLAKAAGKGEQRTEVIEAFRGRSVLITGAGGSIGSELCNQVSAFPVKRIILLDQDENSIFEIHAELRQRNTKAELVQVVGDIRNTSQMRRVFSTYSPDIVLHAAAYKHVPLMEVNRSQAVMNNVIGTREIADLAIELGVERFLMISTDKAVRPTSIMGATKRVAEILVHNRAVRPGCKTKFACVRFGNVLGSRGSVVPIFLRQIAEGRPVTITHELMTRYFMTIPEAVQLVLQAVTLALRGEVYMLDMGDPVEIMTLARKLIQAAGLRPGIDIPINITGIRPGEKLHEQLWSEGAHVTPTSFKRVFRVVSSAVPPKIDGELVALERLASAGAEGEILGVLKRLPIDFLQQHHTAVASARK
- a CDS encoding class I SAM-dependent methyltransferase, which codes for MNTSPESNWNTFARVNASQRWRKPSAAMGKQVTETLVAEARVEPGMEVLDIASGTGEPAISIATLLQQSSTQGSPGRVVATDISPDPLKVAEQRARDRGLTNMEFTPADVHQLPFEDGRFDRVTCRLGVMFFADLPRALREIRRVLKPNGRVTLLAWGPLEQPYFGVTIGAIVRAAPGLAVPTSGEKMFKFGEPGTLTKALREAGFGHVDEVTKDVPWNWPDTPEEFWAYFQEVTIPFKPLFQAIPPERHDDVHRQVLAAIRNVYDGLEVKFNARVVLASATPSLQG
- a CDS encoding multidrug efflux RND transporter permease subunit, with translation MFVNFFIRRPVFATVCSLLIILAGALAIPTLPIAQFPVLAPPQVSVNAFYTGANSRAVETSVTTVLEQVINGAEGMDYLSSTSGNDGSSSITATFDVSRNLDIAAVDVQNRASTALGRLPAEVQTTGLSINKNSGSFVLAAGFYSDENRYDSLFISNYLDVYVKDALKRVKGVGDVLIFGERKYAMRLWLDPVRLAKRDLTAQDVVDALREQNVQVAAGQVGEPPSMSGQAFQISVRAVGRLLDPKQFEAIIIKRAPDGSLIQLRDVGRAELGAESYGSNLAYNGHEAIGLGVLQLSNANALDVDKGVLQELERLSHQFPPGLKYQVAFDTTRAVSESINEVLKTLVEAIVIVVLVIFLFLQSWRSTVIPAITIPVSLIGAFAFVKLFGFSINTLTLFGITLATGLVVDDAIVVIENVERHIHEGIHDAAEASRVAMSEVTSAVIATSIVLIAVFVPVALFPGTTGRMYQQFALTIAFSIALSAFNALTLTPALSAILLRHTEKPQHAFFRVINRMIERGTQSYVNILNRLERRRVLVVLVFLAGLGATYWVYRTVPTSFVPDEDQGYFITLVQAPPGASLDYTTRVATRASQILAENKDITGVFSVPGYSFSGAAPNRALIFINLRDIAERKGRSHSAQAIIDSVRGPLMGISEAVVVPFLPPPIQGLGNFGGFQFQLEQLGSGTTEELDGVLQTFLNKARQRKDLSGLFSSFTANDPQFLVEIDREKAKSLGVPFTQITSALQIYMGSQYVNDFDFNNRSYRVYVQADKQFRAQPRDLRQFYVRSGDGRMVPLDSVVNIRETTNPSIISHYNLFRTAEINGSAAQGYSSGQALQAMEQVAKETLPASYSFEWTGLSLEEIQSGGQSMILFGLGLVVVYLTLSAQYESFVLPFIILLAVPMAVLGALAAQWMRGLQNDVYCQVGLVMLIGLASKNAILIVEFAEQLQAKGMGLVESAIEAARLRLRPILMTSVAFILGMLPLVFATGAGAAGRHSVGTSVFGGMILSSILNLFIIPVLYVMVRSWLPFKVPALQAAPQTGD